Proteins encoded together in one Telopea speciosissima isolate NSW1024214 ecotype Mountain lineage chromosome 6, Tspe_v1, whole genome shotgun sequence window:
- the LOC122666147 gene encoding cyclic pyranopterin monophosphate synthase, mitochondrial — MFLRRITATFPSPIRCFSSNGGHDLTAAIAELNKEMESVFGQPPPINLAGSVNNLSTTEEPQLVSPGTDENEQRLTHISSTGEAQMVDVSSKGISKRVAIAGCKVLLGSKKVFDLVSANQVAKGDVLGVAKIAGISGAKQTSNLIPLCHNISLTHVGVDLTMNEKDFSVEIEGEAASTGKTGVEMEALTAVTIAGLTVYDMCKAASKDIEITDVRLLHKSGGKSGSWSRKQ; from the exons ATGTTTCTTCGGCGCATCACAGCAACTTTTCCCTCTCCCATAAGATGTTTCAGCAGTAACGGCGGCCATGATCTTACTGCTGCGATTGCAGAGCTCAATAAG GAAATGGAGTCAGTGTTCGGCCAACCTCCTCCGATTAACCTCGCTGGCTCTGTCAACAACTTGTCTACTACCGAAGAACCTCAGTTGGTTTCTCCAGGAACTGACGAAAATGAACAGCGCTTGACCCACATTAGCAGTACAGGGGAAGCGCAGATGGTGGATGTTTCTTCCAAAGGAATCAGCAAGAGAGTCGCCATCGCTGGGTGCAAAGTTCTTCTGGGCTCTAAGAAGGTGTTCGATTTGGTCTCTGCGAATCAGGTGGCCAAGGGAGATGTCCTTGGTGTGGCCAAGATTGCAGGAATTAGTGGGGCTAAACAGACTAGTAACCTTATCCCACTGTGTCACAACATCAGTCTGACTCATGTCGGTGTGGACCTGACCATGAATGAGAAGGATTTCAGTGTTGAGATAGAAGGAGAAGCTGCTTCCACTGGGAAGACAGGTGTGGAGATGGAAGCACTAACAGCTGTGACGATTGCTGGTCTAACCGTGTATGACATGTGCAAGGCTGCTTCAAAGGACATAGAGATAACGGATGTACGGCTCCTGCACAAAAGTGGTGGCAAAAGTGGGAGCTGGTCCAGGAAGCAGTGA